Part of the Candidatus Parvarchaeota archaeon genome, GACTTGAGATATTTTCTTATGCGAAGCTCGAAGTTTTTTGGGATGTTGTCAGGCGAGTCGACATAGACAATTGAGGGCTTGAGGCTTGAGGAGTTAAGAAGTTCGCCTATTTTTAGCGCCTCTATTTCGTTAAGCGAAGCGCCGGACATCAGACTTGTCAACTCGTGCGCACTCACCTTAACCATGCCGATTCTGCAGATTTTTTTTATCAGAGGGGCAAGCTCCTCGCGTTTTGCGGGCGTGAGTTTTTTTGAGTCGCGCACGCCTATTTTGCGCAATTTTGCCTCGTCTTCCTTTTGGCAGAATGCCGCCGCAAGCACCATTGGCCCGATAATGCATCCCCTGCCAGCCTCATCAATGCCTGCTATCATGGATAGCTTATGCCAACAAGGGCTTTTAATAGTTTTAGAGGGAAAATAAGCACCTTAATCTTGCCAATACTTTATTGCGGTCGTCGTCCAACCTGGCAGGACATAAGCTTCCCAAGCTTAGGATCCGGGTTCAAATCCCGGCAGCCGCACTTCGTGCGCCTGCCTATTTTGCGCTATCGCGCAAAAGTCCCGCAAAATGCTGGGGCATTTTTCGGTCCCGGCAACCGCAAAAATCAAAAGCAGCAGCGGAGATTTTTGTGGCACATGCTCCGCAAGAGCATGTCAGCCGCAATTTTGAGCAGCAGCGAAAAATTGCGGGACCTTGTGCGCAAGCACAAGTGGACCGCATAACTACTCTTTTTTCCTCAAATCCTTGAGCTCCTTTTGGAAGTCGGCGACATCGACAAACTTGCGGTAGACCGAGGCAAAGCGGATGTAGGCTACCTTGTCAAGCCGCTTGAGCTTTTTCATGACAAGCTCTCCAATGTCCGAGGACTTAACCTCGGTAGTGTCGCGCTTGCGAAGGTTCATCTCAATCTCGTCAGCGCATTTTTCAATTTTTTCAGGAGAGACTGGAAGCTTGACGCAGGAGCGCACAATGCCGTCAAGAACCTTCTGGCGGGAAAACGGCTGGCGCTTCCCATCCTTCTTGACAACCATCAAATCTATTAGCTCCACACGCTCGAAAGTAGTGAACCTTTTTTTGCACTTGAGGCACTCGCGCCTCCTGCGTATCTGGTCAATGTTGTCGGCGTCGCGGGAATCGACAACCGAGGTTTCGGGATGAAGGCAGTATGGGCAGCGCATATGAAATCACCAAAATTGTCCAATGTTTCAAAGGTTCTTCAGTATGTCCAAGTATATGCTGTAGCACTTTTCAATCGAGCTTATAAGAACATATTCCTCGGCTGCATGCAGGTTGCCGCCGACAGGGCCAATTGAAAATGAGGGTATGCCTGCATCTACTGCATAGCCCATGTCAAATGTTGAATCCACCTTGCCATAAATCAGCTTTGTCTGATTTTGCCTAAATGCCTTTTTTATTGCCAGCCCGAGAGGCGAAGACGGACTTGTCATGCCAGCAGGGATGAAGGGGGTCGGCCTTTTTATTGGCTTGATAATGGGCTTTGCCAAAAGACCGGCTTTTTTTGCCGCCTCCAGCACCTCGCCTTTCGCCTTTGCCATTGTTTCCCCTGCAACCGTGCACCTGTCAAGCCTGAAGGTGCATTCTTCAGGCACGGAAAGG contains:
- a CDS encoding M20/M25/M40 family metallo-hydrolase produces the protein GRTTLAAVCDEEIYSAGTHHFLSKSKNDFTAALFSEPSFSDRIRAINQVPGRFAFDISVIGKSAHGATGLGTNAIVEASRLIGQINGIKLGRHPLMGAGSINIGSIESGSKFLSVPEECTFRLDRCTVAGETMAKAKGEVLEAAKKAGLLAKPIIKPIKRPTPFIPAGMTSPSSPLGLAIKKAFRQNQTKLIYGKVDSTFDMGYAVDAGIPSFSIGPVGGNLHAAEEYVLISSIEKCYSIYLDILKNL
- the nrdR gene encoding transcriptional repressor NrdR, translated to MRCPYCLHPETSVVDSRDADNIDQIRRRRECLKCKKRFTTFERVELIDLMVVKKDGKRQPFSRQKVLDGIVRSCVKLPVSPEKIEKCADEIEMNLRKRDTTEVKSSDIGELVMKKLKRLDKVAYIRFASVYRKFVDVADFQKELKDLRKKE
- a CDS encoding ribonuclease HII gives rise to the protein MIAGIDEAGRGCIIGPMVLAAAFCQKEDEAKLRKIGVRDSKKLTPAKREELAPLIKKICRIGMVKVSAHELTSLMSGASLNEIEALKIGELLNSSSLKPSIVYVDSPDNIPKNFELRIRKYLKSKLHIISQNKAEDRFPCVAAASIVAKVERDNLIESIKQETGFDFGSGYTSDPLTIKFLETHANDPKIKQYLRWKWKTLENIKQKTLADY